The genome window AGGAAGTGGTGATCCGGGCCTGGCGTTATTTCCCCTCTTTTGACCGCCAGCGCAGCTTCTCGACATGGATCTTCGCCATCGCCCACAACGAAATCAAGAAACATTTCAATCAGCGCAAGAAAGAACAGACCGTGATCCCGATAGACTTGCTGCTTAAAGAGCCTGCCGCCCCGGCCGATGATCCTGACCTGGCCTTGATCTATGGGACAGCCCGGCAGTTGCCCCCGCGGCAGCGGGAGGTTTTTTATCTGTTTTATTACAACGGTTTTTCAATCGCCGAAATCGCCGCCATTTGCGGCCTGCGCCAGGGGAACGTGAAGTTCATCCTCAACCGCAGCCGCGAGGCGGTGCGGTTGGCTTTGGAGACAAACAATGAAAAATGACGACCTGGATCGATTCATTTTCAGCCGAGTCGGAAAGAATGAGCTGGAGATACCCGCGGAGGTGCGGGATGCCGTGCGACGCCGCATCGGGGC of Candidatus Aminicenantes bacterium contains these proteins:
- a CDS encoding RNA polymerase sigma factor; this encodes MKKNRVEALAQENNSFWELVAPVEKKLFNFLRKALNFSEDSNDLYQEVVIRAWRYFPSFDRQRSFSTWIFAIAHNEIKKHFNQRKKEQTVIPIDLLLKEPAAPADDPDLALIYGTARQLPPRQREVFYLFYYNGFSIAEIAAICGLRQGNVKFILNRSREAVRLALETNNEK